The Procambarus clarkii isolate CNS0578487 chromosome 46, FALCON_Pclarkii_2.0, whole genome shotgun sequence genome includes a region encoding these proteins:
- the LOC138350644 gene encoding uncharacterized protein: protein MAASSPVIQPEDVNRLRYGLAVTKAGRDALASVFMWSYRGTFPVVTYLTQDLRYTNAQYRRVFDAQQRDKLEASSDAATFDITLLYKLLQRVCGLAEMNDPTWTTPGPQGPSLEHLIYSLKQHRNTLAHDNVRMSEQDLTSTLTELSDLLAKMLAEAGVRCGTNSQDVDHVTRDVTKYIGGLLAKVREPLDPSDVAYLPQLRQDIKMFKSHITEEVKQMSKQELTDGYKLLYQIVPAPWLLLNINYNPSLAFTQLRLLEDPVIGARPSHAAKGQDSTRPSHAAKGQDIDYEHILSMRREDGRVPECVLLTGEGGMGKTTLLKLILEKWVEDPASIRHLGTVNLVFYVQCRDSHLNTFDDLLHQLLTQTLSDSDADFQLFKEIILSLNILVLIDGYDEVNDHSGRLVKELLHLPGKDVRLVITTRPGWDQQLSQLVPHTRPRCNILVLGITPERRVEFAERTIKMLVEEECQRNVITRRFTQRLEQMSQFLGEYLNTPLTLTLLALLCVEAPEEFNNLTTNTQVYEKIHDFITSKLVSRLTDKHVVDPKGKCDQFLLFFEEISLRGIQRQEYDLWPETEAEIREKCDTLGLPQEEVLSNYFTRTSYRLGLNVVWVFGYFHARYQEYCASRGLVALLLRAEQDRGDPASHCVSGENSIIIDLLVDVVRKEKRSLGDHVRGSTFDIDDVEQEFNERPRWENILLSTTGVLCARGVEHRFITHIIDLCEMVILETDKLLKHVAESRGSEHVFQAVCEKLRTEQEWVIESFDSWVVLPLVLKKVTPKNIYLRINDTSQLKQRLSTLSVLAKMKVAIYLDLNYSLDSKESTVITQQFLERLTAPGSKCTLEEFVGGLFEATIPLLPPTLESLRLLLTLQQLPVLIRHLPHLPHLQRLGIILDAWDYVVPDTLDAMSYGDPDTLDATGYVDLDTLDATGYVDPDTLDTLPYQGRELDLTISRDLTDDDPAIDWCCHLVAQLCPPSREGYSRLVFRDMRLTSTY from the exons atggcggcctcgagtcctgttatccaaccagaagatgtgaacagactgcggtatggactggctgtgactaaggcaggacgagacgcgctagcaagtgtgtttatgtggtcgtaccggggcaccttcccagtagtgacttacctcactcaggacttgcggtacaccaatgctcagtacaggcgtgtcttcgatgctcaacagagggataaactcgaagcttcctctgacgcggcaacttttgacatcaccctgttgtataaactcctgcaacgtgtgtgtggtctggctgaGATGAATGACCCCACGTGGACCACTCCAGGGCCTCAGGGACCATCTCTTGAACACCTCATTTACAGCCTGAAGCAACACCGAAACACGTTGGCCCATGATAATGTGAGAATGTCAGAGCAAGATCTTACGTCAACACTGACGGAGCTCAGTGACTTATTGGCAAAGATGCTGGCTGAGGCCGGCGTCCGGTGTGGGACAAACAGCCAggatgtggaccacgtgaccagagaTGTCACCAAGTATATTGGTGGTCTGCTAGCGAAGGTCAGAGAGCCGCTGGATCCCTCAGATGTGGCGTACTTGCCTCAGCTCCGCCAGGATATTAAGATGTTCAAAAGCCACATCACAGAAGAGGTTAAGCAGATGAGCAAGCAGGAGCTAACTGACGGGTATAAACTGCTGTACCAGATTGTTCCCGCACCCTGGCTCCTCCTCAACATTAACTACAACCCAAGTCTTGCATTTACACAACTACGACTCCTTGAAGATCCCGTCATAGGGGCAAGACCCTCCCATGCGGCCAAGGGTCAGGATAGCACAAGACCCTCCCACGCTGCCAAGGGTCAGGATATAGATTATGAACACATCTTGAGTATGAGACGAGAGGACGGAAGAGTCCCTGAGTGTGTCCTCCTGACGGGGGAAGGTGGTATGGGCAAGACAACTttactcaagctcatcctcgagaaGTGGGTAGAGGACCCTGCATCCATACGTCACCTGGGCACTGTGAACCTCGTTTTCTATGTACAGTGCAGGGACTCGCATCTTAATACCTTCGATGATCTCCTCCACCAGTTACTGACTCAAACACTTAGTGATTCTGACGCTGACTTCCAGCTGTTTAAGGAGATAATCTTGAGCTTAAATATATTAGTCCTGATTGACGGCTACGACGAGGTCAACGACCATTCAGGAAGGCTGGTGAAGGAGCTGTTGCACCTGCCTGGCAAGGATGTGAGGTTGGTGATAACCACACGGCCGGGGTGGGACCAACAACTGTCACAGCTCgtcccacacaccagacctcgctGCAACATCCTCGTCTTGGGCATCACTCCAGAACGTCGCGTGGAGTTCGCCGAGAGAACCATCAAGATGCTTGTGGAGGAAGAGTGCCAACGGAATGTCATCACAAGGAGGTTTACCCAGCGGCTGGAGCAGATGAGTCAGttcctgggtgagtacctcaacactccactcaccttgaccttgttggcgctgctgtgtgtcgaggctccagaagaatttaacaacctcaccacaaacACTCAAGTTTACGAGAAGATTCATGACTTCATAACCAGTAAACTGGTGTCCAGACTCACAGACAAACATGTGGTGGACCCCAAAGGAAAATGTGATCAGTTTCTGTTGTTCTTTGAAGAGATTAGtttaagagggatccagaggcaggagtacgacctttggccggagacggaagcggagattagggagaagtgtgacactctgggactGCCGCAGGAGGAGGTCTTGTCCAACTATTTCACAAGAACCAGCTACCGTCTGGGCCtcaatgtggtgtgggtgtttggctattttcacgccaggtaccaggagtattgTGCCAGCAGGGGGCTGGTCGCTCTCTTGTTGAGGGCTGAGCAAGACCGAGGTGATCCAGCATCACACTGTGTGTCAGGGGAAAACTCTATAATCATTGACCTCTTGGTGGATGTTGTACGTAAGGAAAAACGCTCCTTGGGAGATCACGTGAGAGGGTCAACGTTTGATATTGACGACGTGGAGCAAGAGTTTAATGAACGCCCCAGATGGGAGAACATTTTACTCAGCACTACCGGGGTGCTGTGTGCCCGGGGAGTAGAGCACAGGTTCATTACTCACATTATTGACCTGTGCGAGATGGTTATACTTGAGACTGACAAGCTGTTGAAGCATGTAGCAGAGTCCCGCGGGAGTGAGCACGTCTTCCAAGCCGTGTGTGAGAAGCTGCGTACAGAACAAGAGTGGGTAATAGAGAGTTTTGACTCGTGGGTTGTCCTGCCGCTTGTTCTTAAGAAGGTGACACCTAAGAACATTTACCTAAGAATAAACGATACATCCCAACTAAAGCAGCGCCTGTCTACACTGTCAGTGCTGGCAAAAATGAAGGTAGCCATATACTTAGATCTTAACTATAGTTTAGACAGCAAAGAGAGTACTGTTATAACACAACAATTTTTGGAGAGGCTGACAGCCCCCGGCAGTAAGTGTACCTTAGAGGAGTTTGTTGGTGGCTTGTTTGAGGCAACCAtacccctcctgcctcccaccctTGAGAGCCTCCGCCTGCTCCTCACACTACagcaactgcccgtcctcatccgtcacctgcctcaccttcctcacctgcagcgtcttg GAATTATCCTGGACGCCTGGGACTACGTggtcccggacaccctggacgccatgaGCTAcggggacccggacaccctggacgccacgggctacgtggacctggacaccctggacgccacgggctacgtggacccggacaccctggacactCTGCCGTACCAGGGAAGGGAGCTCGACCTGACCATCAGCCGGGACCTCACTGATGACGACCCCGCCATAGActggtgctgccacctggtggCTCAGCTGTGTCCTCCCTCAAGAGAAGGGTATAGTCGCCTGGTCTTCCGTGACATGCGTCTCACCAGTACGTATTGA